In Corynebacterium ulcerans, one genomic interval encodes:
- the hemQ gene encoding hydrogen peroxide-dependent heme synthase yields the protein MAKKINFDELNSLQRYSQFVTFKAIPGALGTDRSDIIAQAQGFFAELEREGVVSVRGIYDLSGCRAEADFMIWWIAEEFEQIQDAYCRFRRDTVLGQTTEVFWLGNSLHRPAEFNRSHLPSFIMGEEPGQWITVYPFVRSYDWYLMDPQERRAILVEHGQAAREYPDVRANTVPAFALGDYEWMLAFEAPSLDRIVDLMHQMRYTKARLHVREEVPFFTGKRVTTIGDVISVLP from the coding sequence GTGGCAAAGAAGATTAACTTCGACGAATTGAATAGTTTGCAAAGGTATTCGCAATTTGTGACGTTTAAAGCGATACCAGGAGCTTTGGGAACAGACAGAAGCGATATCATCGCTCAGGCACAGGGCTTTTTCGCTGAGCTGGAACGCGAAGGTGTAGTTTCCGTCCGCGGAATTTATGACTTGTCGGGGTGCCGGGCTGAAGCTGACTTTATGATCTGGTGGATTGCAGAGGAATTTGAACAGATTCAGGATGCATACTGCAGGTTCCGTCGAGACACCGTGCTGGGGCAGACCACAGAGGTCTTCTGGCTAGGTAACTCACTCCACCGTCCTGCAGAGTTTAACCGTTCACACCTTCCCTCATTCATTATGGGAGAAGAGCCCGGTCAGTGGATCACTGTGTATCCTTTCGTGCGTTCTTATGACTGGTACCTTATGGATCCACAAGAGCGTCGTGCCATCTTGGTTGAGCATGGTCAAGCAGCCCGCGAATACCCAGATGTTCGCGCTAACACTGTCCCCGCTTTTGCCTTGGGTGATTATGAGTGGATGCTGGCCTTTGAAGCACCGAGCTTGGACCGCATCGTTGATTTGATGCATCAGATGCGTTACACCAAGGCGCGGCTTCACGTACGTGAAGAGGTTCCTTTCTTCACCGGTAAGCGAGTAACGACTATCGGCGATGTGATTTCTGTACTGCCATAA
- a CDS encoding DUF3000 domain-containing protein, which produces MTDSQAPSTPNISDATDSTPLEFSQAVESMHQAMLRPEITLGTIRPPQRLAPFSHAIGLEVSDPTQGSRIPDHSDGDAFGRLILLHDPHSEDSWEGTMRLVAYIQADMDASVANDPLLPEVAWEWLTEGLADAGFSNLGGTVTSTSSVRFGDIGGPPRAYQVEMRASWTAESYDLAPHVLAFSKVLANVAGLPPEGISAIGR; this is translated from the coding sequence GTGACTGATTCTCAAGCACCGTCGACGCCCAATATCTCGGACGCCACGGACTCAACCCCACTGGAGTTTTCCCAGGCGGTCGAATCTATGCATCAGGCTATGCTGCGTCCTGAGATCACTTTGGGGACAATCCGTCCCCCGCAGCGTCTTGCTCCGTTTAGCCACGCAATCGGCCTAGAGGTATCTGACCCAACTCAGGGCTCGCGTATCCCTGACCACAGCGATGGAGACGCTTTCGGCCGGCTCATCCTCCTTCATGACCCTCATTCCGAGGACTCATGGGAAGGAACCATGCGCCTTGTTGCTTATATCCAAGCAGATATGGATGCTTCTGTAGCCAACGATCCTTTGCTCCCAGAGGTTGCATGGGAATGGCTGACTGAAGGACTTGCAGATGCAGGTTTTAGCAACTTAGGCGGAACAGTGACATCTACGTCTTCAGTTCGCTTTGGAGACATCGGTGGACCACCAAGGGCATATCAAGTTGAGATGCGGGCATCATGGACCGCGGAATCCTATGATCTTGCACCTCATGTCCTCGCTTTTTCAAAGGTACTTGCCAACGTCGCAGGTCTGCCTCCTGAGGGCATTTCAGCAATAGGCCGCTAA
- a CDS encoding HRDC domain-containing protein gives MPELLDEPREGLPPLCTTVEEIADAARLLESGTGPFAVDTERASGFRYDDRAFLLQIRRRQAGTVLIDPSIHPEAVTQHLGRVLNFHTWVIHAAPSDLPCLHELGLRPSNIFDTELAGRLIGMPRVNLAAMTEEIVGFTLLKGHGAEDWSTRPLPTDWLNYAALDVETLLDLADAMAELLDSQGKLDWAEQEFAHLVHMEYDTPRSPKQWIDLKGIGSIKDPEQLVVAREVWNAREKEAYEVDKAVSRILPDKAVIGLALSMPQSVRAVERSPGYPSRLRKASRRWLSVVTAARKLPSSQWPQRNPRPPRPYPPKSLWGRDYPEVLAAWEDVQRSLSSLSLHLEIPVENILQPSALREIVWLCCTTYSIVSHDDLVQALRDHQAREWQIQIVLDPLRRKLL, from the coding sequence ATGCCCGAGCTTCTCGACGAACCCAGGGAGGGCCTTCCTCCACTGTGCACTACGGTAGAAGAAATAGCTGATGCAGCGCGTCTTCTCGAATCTGGAACTGGACCGTTTGCTGTAGATACAGAACGTGCCTCAGGATTCCGTTATGACGATCGTGCTTTTCTTCTACAAATCCGTAGAAGGCAAGCCGGCACGGTGCTTATCGACCCTTCAATCCATCCCGAGGCTGTCACTCAGCACCTCGGAAGAGTGCTCAACTTCCATACTTGGGTCATTCACGCGGCCCCCAGTGATCTACCGTGCCTGCACGAATTGGGACTGCGCCCTTCTAATATTTTTGATACCGAACTTGCCGGCAGGCTCATCGGTATGCCGCGCGTCAACCTTGCCGCAATGACCGAAGAAATCGTCGGCTTCACATTGCTCAAAGGACATGGCGCAGAGGATTGGTCCACACGTCCCCTTCCTACAGACTGGCTAAACTATGCAGCTCTAGACGTAGAAACTCTCTTAGACCTTGCTGATGCAATGGCGGAGCTACTCGATTCTCAAGGCAAGCTCGATTGGGCTGAACAAGAGTTTGCCCACCTTGTCCACATGGAATATGACACTCCGCGCTCGCCTAAACAGTGGATAGATCTTAAAGGAATTGGTTCCATCAAAGATCCCGAGCAACTTGTCGTGGCCAGAGAAGTCTGGAATGCACGAGAGAAGGAAGCCTACGAAGTGGACAAGGCCGTGTCTCGTATACTGCCTGATAAAGCAGTCATCGGTTTAGCACTTTCCATGCCTCAGAGTGTACGTGCAGTAGAACGATCACCCGGTTATCCTTCCCGATTACGGAAGGCATCTCGTAGGTGGTTGAGCGTTGTCACGGCTGCCCGCAAGCTTCCCTCTAGTCAATGGCCGCAAAGGAATCCTCGCCCACCGCGCCCTTATCCTCCCAAATCTTTGTGGGGACGCGACTATCCTGAGGTCTTGGCGGCCTGGGAGGACGTACAGCGCTCGTTAAGCTCCCTGTCTCTCCACCTGGAGATTCCCGTCGAGAATATTCTTCAGCCCTCAGCTCTCCGAGAAATCGTCTGGCTGTGCTGCACCACATACTCGATTGTCTCCCATGACGATCTTGTACAGGCTTTACGCGATCACCAGGCGCGCGAGTGGCAAATTCAGATTGTCCTCGACCCGCTGCGCCGCAAGCTCCTATAA
- the dxs gene encoding 1-deoxy-D-xylulose-5-phosphate synthase, whose amino-acid sequence MGILHTVSSPADVKRLSFDELDALAAEIREFLVEKVSATGGHLGPNLGVVELTIALHRVFSSPSDPIIFDTSHQSYVHKILTGRGGLFDSLRQKGGLSGYTDRAESPHDWTESSHASAALSYADGLSKAFEIQGETHRNVVAIVGDGALTGGMCWEALNNIAMGKDRNVVIVVNDNGRSYSPTIGGFADNLAGLRMQPFYDKMMEQGKSTLKALGWVGERTFEALHAFKEGVKSSVIPTEMFPELGMKYIGPVNGHNIKAVETALRYGRDHKGPLIVHVVTEKGKGYAPAENDVAELMHSTGVINPKTGEPVGTKSPGWTSVFSKELVEVGKERQDIVAITAAMAGPTGLSAFGEAYPERFFDVGIAEQHAMTSAAGLALGGLHPVVAVYSTFLNRAFDQMIMDVSLLELPVTIVLDRAGVTGSDGASHNGVWDFAITSVIPGMRVAAPRDGSQLKELFREAVSIDGPTVVRFPKGNLPEEIPALMRLDDGAEVLAYADTEGADSDSPSILIVAAGIMAKTAMEACSTLIEEGLNVTVVDPRWVSPVAPSLIAMAADHDLVVTIEDGIIHGGIGSMINEALNAAEIDVPVRNLAFPEVFPEHASRSELLKMVGLDSHSVTTAICGWAEDLFGPSEAEAE is encoded by the coding sequence ATGGGTATTCTTCACACCGTCTCGTCTCCGGCCGACGTGAAAAGGCTCTCTTTTGATGAGCTTGATGCGCTTGCTGCAGAGATTAGAGAATTTCTTGTTGAAAAAGTATCTGCTACCGGAGGGCACCTGGGGCCAAATCTCGGAGTAGTTGAGCTGACGATTGCTCTGCATCGTGTCTTTTCTTCTCCTTCGGATCCCATTATTTTTGATACGTCACATCAGTCCTATGTTCATAAGATCCTGACGGGTCGCGGGGGGCTGTTTGACTCGCTGAGGCAAAAGGGAGGCTTGTCCGGCTATACAGACCGTGCAGAAAGCCCTCACGACTGGACCGAATCTTCACACGCTTCAGCAGCATTGTCGTACGCCGATGGTTTGTCCAAGGCGTTTGAGATTCAAGGAGAAACCCATCGCAACGTCGTTGCGATTGTTGGCGATGGCGCTTTGACCGGCGGGATGTGTTGGGAGGCTCTCAATAACATCGCAATGGGCAAGGATCGCAATGTTGTGATCGTGGTCAACGACAATGGCCGCAGTTATTCTCCTACGATCGGTGGTTTTGCCGATAACTTAGCGGGCCTTCGGATGCAGCCGTTCTACGACAAGATGATGGAGCAGGGGAAGAGCACGCTGAAGGCCCTTGGCTGGGTGGGTGAGCGAACTTTTGAAGCGCTTCATGCATTCAAAGAAGGCGTTAAATCTAGCGTTATTCCCACAGAAATGTTCCCTGAGCTGGGAATGAAGTACATTGGTCCGGTTAATGGGCATAACATCAAGGCTGTAGAAACTGCGCTCCGCTATGGACGTGATCATAAAGGTCCGCTGATTGTTCATGTGGTTACCGAAAAAGGCAAAGGCTATGCCCCCGCAGAAAATGATGTTGCGGAACTCATGCACTCCACGGGTGTTATTAACCCCAAGACAGGTGAACCCGTAGGAACAAAAAGTCCCGGCTGGACGTCTGTGTTTAGCAAGGAACTTGTGGAGGTCGGCAAGGAACGCCAGGACATCGTGGCCATTACCGCTGCGATGGCAGGCCCGACTGGTTTATCGGCCTTTGGGGAAGCCTATCCGGAGAGATTTTTTGACGTAGGGATCGCTGAACAACATGCGATGACCTCTGCAGCGGGTCTAGCCTTGGGCGGCCTACACCCTGTTGTCGCAGTGTATTCGACATTCCTCAATCGGGCGTTTGACCAGATGATCATGGACGTCAGCCTCCTTGAACTGCCGGTCACCATCGTGCTGGACAGAGCAGGCGTAACTGGTTCTGATGGAGCAAGCCATAATGGTGTATGGGATTTTGCGATAACATCGGTGATCCCGGGGATGCGTGTTGCGGCGCCGCGCGATGGATCGCAGCTTAAAGAGCTCTTCCGTGAAGCGGTATCTATCGATGGTCCCACGGTGGTCAGATTCCCCAAAGGAAATCTTCCTGAGGAGATCCCCGCCCTCATGAGGCTTGACGACGGTGCGGAGGTGTTGGCTTATGCGGACACTGAAGGTGCTGATAGTGATTCGCCTAGCATTTTGATCGTTGCAGCAGGCATTATGGCGAAGACCGCGATGGAAGCATGTTCGACCTTGATTGAAGAGGGGCTAAACGTAACAGTGGTGGATCCGCGATGGGTTTCACCTGTTGCACCGTCGCTTATTGCTATGGCAGCAGATCATGACCTCGTGGTCACCATCGAAGATGGCATTATCCATGGTGGTATTGGCTCGATGATCAATGAGGCTCTTAACGCTGCAGAAATTGATGTTCCGGTTCGGAACTTAGCCTTCCCGGAAGTGTTCCCTGAGCATGCGTCGAGAAGCGAACTTCTTAAGATGGTGGGACTCGACTCTCATAGTGTGACCACTGCTATTTGTGGTTGGGCGGAAGATCTCTTTGGCCCTAGTGAAGCAGAAGCGGAATAG
- a CDS encoding class I SAM-dependent RNA methyltransferase — MTETAAGIPEGSNVTLHKGTKVELTIERSAHGGEGIALSEGRVVFVPNTYPGDVVEATITQVKKKFARAELDAVIRASDLRTVNRCLAALHGAGCCDLGDIKPEEEAQFKAHILKDQLHRLGKITDIPAIDVQTIGEPVGWRTRMRLGVDALGNAGFRRRNSHDIVAHHRCSQAVPGLLDGIVESEGAAVNFTFTPGSQIVVVLDDEGKRSVVETRKPSRGQRAESIQKVLEGDGNVTQVIDNAQFTIPATAFWQAHKASAQHYASTIQRWMKTTLQELNLKDAVNGKPIGWDLYGGAGAFVPAMLEGLGEDSTIHSVELAPEAAKAGKHALRSIHGAKRVVFHSSLVERAVPRLPKPVAVVLDPPRVGAGRAVIDDIALASPEVVVHIGCDPATFARDMSYWLENGYALIRLQLVDAFPGTHHFETLGLLVRDKGRKL, encoded by the coding sequence ATGACTGAGACGGCAGCGGGTATTCCCGAGGGATCGAATGTAACCCTGCATAAGGGAACAAAAGTCGAGTTGACCATTGAGCGGTCAGCACATGGGGGCGAAGGAATAGCCTTGTCTGAGGGGCGGGTGGTTTTTGTTCCTAATACCTATCCCGGGGATGTAGTCGAGGCCACAATTACGCAGGTGAAGAAAAAATTTGCTCGTGCGGAACTGGATGCAGTGATACGAGCATCTGATCTTAGAACAGTCAATAGATGTCTGGCAGCGTTGCATGGCGCCGGATGCTGTGACCTAGGAGATATTAAGCCTGAAGAAGAAGCTCAGTTCAAAGCACATATTTTGAAAGACCAGCTTCATCGTTTAGGCAAGATCACTGATATTCCTGCTATTGATGTGCAGACTATTGGGGAACCAGTGGGTTGGCGCACCCGGATGCGCCTGGGTGTCGATGCTCTGGGGAACGCCGGTTTTCGTCGTCGCAACTCCCACGACATAGTGGCGCATCATCGTTGTTCACAAGCTGTTCCAGGCTTGTTGGACGGGATCGTCGAATCTGAAGGAGCGGCAGTGAACTTTACGTTCACGCCAGGTTCTCAGATTGTGGTCGTCCTGGACGATGAAGGTAAACGCTCAGTCGTGGAAACACGAAAGCCATCGCGAGGGCAACGTGCTGAGTCGATTCAAAAAGTATTGGAAGGCGACGGCAACGTTACTCAGGTCATCGACAACGCACAATTTACTATTCCAGCAACAGCTTTTTGGCAGGCACATAAGGCTTCGGCCCAGCATTATGCTTCTACTATCCAACGCTGGATGAAAACTACGCTGCAGGAGCTTAACCTCAAGGATGCTGTTAACGGCAAACCCATTGGATGGGACCTCTATGGTGGGGCAGGAGCTTTTGTGCCCGCAATGTTGGAGGGGCTGGGAGAAGACAGCACTATCCACTCTGTGGAGCTAGCGCCAGAAGCTGCAAAAGCTGGAAAACATGCTCTAAGAAGCATCCACGGCGCCAAACGGGTGGTCTTCCACTCCTCGCTGGTGGAGCGGGCTGTGCCGAGGCTACCAAAGCCTGTTGCAGTGGTGCTCGACCCGCCACGAGTGGGAGCTGGGCGAGCAGTCATTGATGATATTGCGCTAGCGTCGCCTGAGGTTGTTGTTCATATTGGTTGCGATCCTGCCACTTTTGCTCGTGATATGTCGTATTGGTTGGAAAACGGGTACGCATTGATTCGTCTCCAGCTTGTGGATGCTTTTCCAGGTACTCATCATTTTGAGACCCTCGGCTTATTGGTGCGCGATAAGGGCCGCAAACTTTAA
- a CDS encoding DUF3159 domain-containing protein codes for MDSSVTEPEGKTKDTGTFLDQMGGLGGLVSSTLPILVFVPINNTWGLNIGLLAAIAIAIAVTVWRLMRKENLQPAISGFIGVGICAAIAWWTGDAKGYFLYGIWMSGLMSLVFIVSLIVRWPMVGIIWKGINGEGMAWRTNVTARRAYAVATLGWALVFATRFVVQRNLYDADATNALALARILMGWPLTGLVTLLTVWMVKKAARAMATEQNMPVEETADREANPVDPQEGHK; via the coding sequence GTGGACTCTTCTGTTACAGAACCTGAAGGAAAAACCAAAGATACTGGTACGTTTTTGGACCAGATGGGTGGTCTTGGAGGCTTAGTCTCCTCGACTTTGCCTATCCTGGTTTTTGTTCCAATCAACAACACATGGGGTCTTAATATTGGCCTCTTGGCTGCGATCGCGATAGCGATAGCAGTCACAGTGTGGCGCCTGATGCGGAAAGAAAATCTTCAGCCTGCTATCTCAGGGTTTATCGGAGTAGGAATTTGCGCGGCAATCGCATGGTGGACTGGAGACGCCAAAGGCTATTTCCTTTATGGCATCTGGATGTCAGGCTTGATGTCTCTCGTGTTTATAGTCTCCTTGATCGTGCGATGGCCTATGGTCGGAATCATCTGGAAGGGGATCAATGGCGAAGGCATGGCGTGGAGAACAAACGTCACGGCGCGTCGTGCTTATGCTGTCGCTACTCTCGGATGGGCCTTAGTATTTGCAACGCGCTTTGTAGTTCAGCGTAATCTTTATGATGCAGACGCAACGAATGCGCTAGCGCTTGCACGTATTCTCATGGGCTGGCCGCTTACCGGATTAGTCACGCTACTTACGGTGTGGATGGTTAAGAAAGCCGCACGTGCGATGGCCACAGAGCAAAATATGCCTGTAGAAGAAACTGCGGATCGGGAAGCTAACCCTGTCGATCCTCAAGAAGGACATAAATAA
- a CDS encoding DUF3710 domain-containing protein yields the protein MSIWPFGKNKNESTDNPDMDRQEDPGYPAENDPSLVKADPEGDSLDDSLVADESEGADPLHDAINGQRGPFDAGHVDIEEFDFSDFSDGTLNLGSLLVPLPRPSEVQVEMGPEGPKMLHILTEHGRITPVAFAAPSSAGQWRESTKEIAAGMREDGLLVHIEHGPWGREIVGSADGGNGIIRIIGVDGPRWMLRMTLAAPAESAEQMAELGREVIARTFVNRGDAPILAGSSLPVALPQPLAEQVQEEMARRAAMESDPNNSQPPAAPSE from the coding sequence ATGTCTATCTGGCCTTTTGGTAAAAATAAAAATGAGTCTACTGACAACCCGGATATGGACCGACAAGAAGACCCCGGATACCCGGCAGAAAATGATCCATCTCTGGTAAAAGCAGATCCAGAGGGTGATTCTTTAGATGACAGCTTGGTAGCGGATGAGTCCGAAGGCGCAGATCCTCTTCATGATGCGATCAATGGCCAGAGAGGTCCCTTTGATGCCGGACACGTCGATATTGAGGAGTTTGATTTCTCTGATTTCTCCGATGGAACACTCAATCTAGGTTCCTTACTTGTCCCGCTCCCACGCCCTTCTGAGGTGCAAGTGGAAATGGGGCCAGAGGGGCCGAAGATGCTTCACATTCTTACAGAGCACGGACGTATCACTCCGGTTGCTTTCGCTGCGCCTTCTTCCGCAGGGCAATGGCGTGAATCGACCAAAGAAATTGCAGCGGGAATGCGTGAAGACGGGCTCCTTGTGCACATCGAACATGGTCCTTGGGGGCGTGAGATCGTTGGATCTGCAGACGGAGGAAACGGGATAATTCGCATCATTGGTGTAGATGGACCTCGTTGGATGCTGCGGATGACTCTTGCTGCGCCGGCGGAATCTGCTGAGCAGATGGCTGAGCTGGGCCGTGAAGTTATCGCCCGTACTTTTGTGAATCGCGGAGATGCTCCTATTTTGGCCGGAAGCTCATTGCCAGTGGCTCTTCCGCAACCACTTGCAGAGCAAGTGCAGGAAGAGATGGCGCGACGAGCTGCGATGGAGAGCGACCCGAATAATTCTCAGCCCCCAGCGGCACCTTCTGAATAA
- the dut gene encoding dUTP diphosphatase: MDAYSDHQIGPVSIKRLDKDLPLPQRAHRGDAGVDLYATENIQIQPGHRALVGTGVALALPLGTVGLIHPRSGRALKEGLSIVNAPGTIDADYRGEIKVCLINLDPQTPISIERGQRIAQLVIQKVELVDFIEVEELDDTVRGASGYGSTGVN, from the coding sequence GTGGATGCCTACAGTGATCACCAAATAGGACCTGTGTCGATTAAACGGCTAGATAAAGATCTTCCGCTACCTCAGCGTGCACATCGCGGAGACGCAGGAGTGGACCTGTATGCCACCGAGAACATCCAGATTCAGCCTGGACATCGGGCACTCGTAGGCACCGGCGTGGCGTTAGCTTTGCCTCTAGGGACTGTGGGACTTATCCACCCACGATCAGGACGTGCTCTAAAAGAAGGACTCAGTATTGTCAATGCTCCCGGTACAATCGATGCAGATTATCGTGGAGAAATCAAGGTGTGCCTGATTAACCTTGATCCTCAGACACCTATCTCTATTGAGCGTGGACAGCGTATTGCTCAGCTTGTGATTCAGAAAGTTGAGTTGGTTGATTTTATAGAGGTCGAGGAGCTCGATGACACAGTACGAGGAGCTAGCGGCTACGGCTCTACAGGGGTTAACTAG
- a CDS encoding DUF3093 domain-containing protein produces MTDGERNQVKVLYSERQWVPWYWWLFAAAFVALIATQAGINRSGIWFYGTAVLLAAISTWVLLSWSGTKITVEEDSEGTRWLVVGEANLPSTVVSRSLAVPSSAKRNAMGRQFDPAAFMVSHGWVPEMVMLVLDDEDDPTPYWLISSKNPEQLLQSFVPHQTVNT; encoded by the coding sequence GTGACTGATGGGGAACGTAATCAAGTAAAAGTCTTGTACAGCGAACGACAATGGGTTCCATGGTACTGGTGGCTTTTTGCCGCAGCCTTCGTCGCCCTCATCGCGACACAGGCTGGGATAAATCGATCTGGTATCTGGTTCTATGGCACTGCTGTCCTTCTAGCAGCAATATCGACGTGGGTCCTCCTTTCTTGGTCTGGGACAAAAATCACTGTCGAGGAGGACTCTGAGGGAACCCGTTGGCTTGTTGTCGGCGAAGCCAACCTGCCTTCTACCGTAGTTTCGCGTTCGTTGGCTGTCCCCTCTTCTGCCAAACGCAACGCGATGGGACGCCAGTTTGATCCTGCCGCTTTTATGGTCTCTCATGGCTGGGTACCTGAGATGGTGATGCTCGTGTTAGACGACGAGGACGACCCCACCCCCTACTGGCTGATTTCTTCTAAGAACCCAGAACAATTGCTTCAGAGTTTTGTGCCTCATCAAACCGTCAACACGTGA
- a CDS encoding DUF4193 domain-containing protein, with product MATDYDAPRRREEDEIETDSLEGLKAAESTKSNIDDDGEIVEPFELPTVDLSGEELSVTVIPRRSDEFTCSVCYLVQRNNRIDHVEDDGSIICKDCA from the coding sequence ATGGCGACTGACTACGACGCACCCCGACGTCGAGAAGAAGACGAGATTGAGACTGACTCCCTAGAGGGACTGAAAGCCGCAGAGTCAACTAAGAGCAATATTGATGATGACGGTGAGATCGTCGAACCTTTTGAGCTTCCCACAGTGGATCTTTCGGGAGAAGAACTTAGCGTTACCGTGATTCCTCGCCGTTCCGACGAGTTCACCTGTTCTGTTTGCTATTTGGTTCAACGCAATAATCGTATCGATCATGTCGAAGATGACGGCAGTATTATCTGCAAAGATTGTGCGTAA
- a CDS encoding inositol monophosphatase family protein, which yields MSNNDDHDVDAHLSHEGAACARAGQAVALLTAEHDAEPSTAVQLAGHAIAIADCAAAAIRRQVAQLGDLSDFVHTKSSPVDPVTVVDTEAERIIAEEIARRRPSDGIIGEEGSELVSVSGVTWIVDPIDGTVNFLYGIPHYAVSIAAAVDGQVVAGAVVNVATGRMYAAAVGAGAIAADEGEDWSVIRVRYVQDLAMALVATGFSYAAKRREEQAQLLVHVLPQVRDIRRMGSAALDLCSVAEGRIDAYFERGLNSWDYAAGALIAAEAGASVRIPPLSTPGTSGEIVWASSPSISIELENLITSHNVRN from the coding sequence ATGTCAAACAATGATGATCATGATGTAGATGCGCATTTGTCACACGAGGGAGCTGCGTGTGCTCGGGCAGGACAAGCAGTAGCTCTTTTAACTGCAGAGCACGATGCAGAGCCAAGTACTGCGGTCCAGCTTGCAGGCCATGCTATTGCGATCGCTGATTGTGCTGCTGCTGCCATTAGAAGACAGGTTGCCCAGCTGGGAGACCTTTCCGACTTCGTGCACACTAAGTCTTCTCCAGTAGATCCGGTGACTGTAGTGGACACGGAGGCAGAGAGAATTATCGCCGAAGAGATTGCCCGTAGACGTCCGAGCGATGGCATTATTGGGGAGGAAGGCAGCGAGCTGGTATCCGTCAGCGGGGTGACGTGGATTGTTGACCCGATTGACGGCACGGTTAATTTTCTCTACGGGATTCCTCACTATGCGGTATCGATCGCGGCTGCCGTAGATGGTCAAGTCGTCGCTGGCGCAGTAGTGAACGTGGCTACCGGACGAATGTATGCCGCTGCAGTAGGAGCAGGTGCAATTGCTGCTGATGAAGGTGAAGACTGGTCTGTCATCAGGGTGAGGTATGTCCAGGATCTAGCCATGGCACTTGTAGCTACTGGGTTTTCTTATGCGGCGAAGCGGAGGGAAGAACAAGCGCAATTGCTTGTGCACGTGCTGCCCCAAGTACGTGATATTCGCAGGATGGGAAGTGCCGCTTTAGACTTGTGTTCCGTGGCGGAGGGGAGGATTGATGCTTATTTTGAGCGCGGTCTTAACTCATGGGATTACGCTGCAGGGGCGTTGATTGCAGCTGAAGCTGGTGCGAGTGTCCGAATCCCGCCTCTTTCTACGCCGGGAACGTCGGGGGAAATTGTGTGGGCCTCCTCACCTAGCATTTCGATAGAGCTAGAAAACCTTATTACCTCACATAACGTGCGAAATTGA
- the ppgK gene encoding polyphosphate--glucose phosphotransferase translates to MTRIGFGIDVGGSGIKGARVDLDTGEFVGDRIKILTPKPATPEAVAQTIFRIVTEAEWEGPVGITLPSVIRNQVALSAANIDKSWINVDVQKLFTKTLGGRNVAVLNDADAAGIAEVTFGEEQARRGSAILLTLGTGIGSAFFINGVLFPNTELGHMLVEGKEAEHLASSAAKDREELSYSKWAKRVSKVLSEYERLFWPDVFIVGGGISRKADKWIPKLTIATPVVPAKLRNTAGIVGAAMAADQNIRP, encoded by the coding sequence ATGACACGAATTGGCTTTGGCATTGATGTTGGTGGATCTGGGATTAAAGGCGCCCGTGTTGATCTGGATACCGGTGAATTTGTCGGAGACAGGATTAAAATTTTAACGCCCAAACCTGCCACCCCCGAAGCGGTCGCCCAAACGATTTTCCGCATTGTTACAGAAGCTGAATGGGAAGGACCAGTCGGAATAACGCTTCCCTCTGTAATCCGAAATCAGGTAGCTCTTTCCGCCGCTAACATTGACAAATCATGGATCAACGTTGATGTTCAGAAACTATTTACAAAAACCCTAGGCGGACGTAACGTTGCAGTGCTTAACGACGCCGATGCGGCAGGCATCGCCGAGGTCACTTTCGGAGAAGAACAAGCTCGCCGCGGCTCCGCCATTTTGCTCACTTTAGGAACTGGAATCGGTTCCGCTTTCTTTATCAATGGCGTCCTATTCCCCAATACTGAACTAGGACACATGCTCGTAGAAGGAAAAGAAGCCGAGCATCTCGCTTCATCCGCAGCCAAAGACCGTGAAGAGCTAAGCTATTCCAAATGGGCCAAGCGTGTTTCTAAAGTCCTCAGCGAATATGAACGGCTCTTTTGGCCAGACGTATTTATCGTAGGCGGAGGAATCTCACGCAAAGCCGATAAATGGATCCCTAAGCTCACTATCGCTACACCTGTCGTACCTGCAAAGCTACGCAATACTGCAGGAATCGTAGGAGCAGCAATGGCGGCTGACCAAAATATCCGCCCCTAG